A part of Leifsonia xyli subsp. xyli str. CTCB07 genomic DNA contains:
- a CDS encoding DUF3159 domain-containing protein, whose protein sequence is MTEHQDAQPEKDADTPEAADPAAVSLGESLARAARKSGLGELADAQTPTGTALLAALGGVRGLLETVLPGLVFLVLFTFTANVPLSIGFSVAVALVFTIVRIAGKTPVTQAMAGLIGVGVSAILALITGRGEDNFILGIWTNAAYAAALLISIVVRWPLIGLAAGYLMGDGLAWRSVKSRFRVMQALTFLWFLLFAARLLVQVPLYLAHTDEATSALGLAKLLMGVPLYAPLLLVTWFVVKGQFPRQPARPA, encoded by the coding sequence GACGCCCAGCCGGAGAAGGACGCCGATACGCCTGAGGCCGCCGACCCGGCCGCCGTGAGCCTTGGCGAGTCCCTCGCGCGCGCCGCCCGGAAGTCGGGGCTCGGCGAGCTGGCGGACGCCCAGACGCCGACCGGGACCGCGCTGCTGGCCGCGCTGGGCGGGGTGCGCGGACTGCTCGAGACGGTCCTGCCGGGGCTGGTGTTCCTCGTCCTGTTCACCTTCACCGCCAACGTCCCGCTCTCGATCGGCTTCTCGGTCGCCGTCGCGTTGGTGTTCACGATCGTCCGGATCGCTGGCAAGACGCCGGTGACGCAGGCGATGGCCGGGCTGATCGGCGTCGGGGTGTCCGCCATCCTGGCGCTCATCACGGGGCGTGGTGAGGACAACTTCATCCTCGGGATCTGGACGAACGCCGCGTACGCCGCCGCTCTGCTGATCTCCATCGTCGTGCGCTGGCCGCTGATCGGGCTCGCCGCGGGCTACCTGATGGGCGACGGGCTCGCCTGGCGGTCGGTCAAGAGCAGGTTCCGGGTGATGCAGGCGCTCACGTTCCTCTGGTTTCTGCTGTTCGCGGCGCGGCTGCTCGTGCAGGTGCCCCTGTACCTGGCGCACACGGACGAGGCGACGAGCGCTCTGGGGCTCGCGAAGCTGCTGATGGGAGTCCCGCTCTACGCGCCTCTGCTGCTCGTGACCTGGTTCGTGGTGAAGGGGCAGTTCCCGCGCCAACCGGCCCGTCCGGCATAA